CAGCCCTCCCCCACGGCCCAGGACCGGACCCTCCGCCTCTTCTACGCCCTCAAGGTGCCCGGTGACGCGGCCGCCCCTCTCGCGGAAGCGCAGCGGCAACTGCGCGGCAACTGGCGCCCCGTCCGCGCGGACCAGTTCCACATCACCCTCGCCTACCTGCCCGCCGTGCCGCCAGAGAAGGTGGACGACCTCAAGCGGCTGGGCGCCGCACTGACCAAAGACCTCCCGCCCATGCAAATCCAGTTGCGCGGTACCGGCTACTTCCCCAACGAGGGCAGCCCGCGCGTCTGGTTCGTGAAGGTGGAGGCGGAAGGACTGACCGACCTGGCAACCGGCCTGCGCGACGGCGTTCACGCCCTGGGCCTCAAGACCGACGACCTCCCCTTCAAGGCCCACGTCACCCTCGCGCGCAAAAAAGGCCCGGCTCCCCGTATCCCCCCCCTCACCTTCGACCTCGGCTGGCAGGCGGGCCACGCGGCCCTGATCCGCAGCATCCTCCGTAAGACCGGCCCGATCTACGACACCGTGAGCACCTTCCGCTTCAGGGGAGCGGCCAGCGGCCAGCTTCCAGCGACCAGCGAAAACACCCCTCCACTCACCATTCATCCCCCAGAGGAGACGCCATGAGCAAGGACAACCCCAAGGACTTCGGCACGCCCGGCGACAGCAAGGAACGCCTCAAGGCCATCGAGACGGCCATGACGCAGATCGAGAAGGCGTTCGGCAAAGGCTCGATCATGCGCCTGGGCGCCGAGAGCAAGCTCGACGTGCAAAGCGTCAGCACCGGCAGCCTCAGCCTCGACCTCGCGCTGGGCGTGGGCGGTATCCCGCGTGGGCGCGTCACGGAGATTTACGGCCCCGAGTCGGGCGGCAAGACCACGCTGGCGCTAAGCATCATCGCGCAGGCCCAGAAGGCGGGCGGCACCTGCGCCTTTATCGACGCCGAACACGCCCTCGACCCCGTGTACGCCCGCAGCCTCGGCGTCAACACCGACGAACTCCTCGTCTCCCAGCCAGACAACGGCGAGCAGGCGCTGGAGATCATGGAGCTGCTGGTGCGCTCCGGCGCGATTGACGTGGTCGTCGTGGACTCCGTCGCCGCCCTGACCCCCCGCGCCGAGATCGAGGGCGAGATGGGTGACAGCCTCCCCGGCCTGCAGGCCCGCCTGATGTCGCAGGCCCTGCGCAAGCTGACCGCCATCCTCTCCAAGACCGGCACCGCCGCCATCTTCATCAACCAGGTGCGCGAGAAGATCGGCGTGATGTACGGCAACCCGGAGACGACCACCGGGGGCCGCGCGCTGAAGTTCTACGCCTCGGTGCGCCTCGATGTCCGCAAGATTGGCCAGCCGGTCAAGCTGGGCAACGACGCGGTGGGCAATACCGTGAAGGTCAAGACCGTCAAGAACAAGGTCGCGCCGCCCTTCAAGGAAGTCGAACTGACGCTGATGTACGGCAAGGGCTTCGACCAGCTCAGCGATCTGGTGACGCTCGCCTCCGACATGGACATCATCAAGAAGGCCGGGAGCTTCTACTCCTACGGCGACGAGCGCATCGGCCAGGGCAAGGAAAAAGCCATCGCCTACATCGCCGAGCGCCCCGAGATGGAGCAGGAAATCCGCGACCGCGTGCTGGCGAGCATCAAGGAAGGCCGCGATCCCATCGCCGCTGCGCCCGAAACCCCCGCGCTGGCGGAGTGAGGGGTTAGGGATTAGGCGTTAGGAAAAGACAGTGCGCCCCTGCCTGGGTAGAGGTAGGGGCGGTTTTTGTTGCTTTATGTCTTACCTTTACTGCTAGAATGTAAGACGAAAGGGGAGAACATGCGGACTAAGGCGGCCACCATCAGCAGCAAGGGGCAGGTTGTTCTGCCGCGTGAGGTGCGGGAGCGGCTGGGCGTCGGACAGGGAGATGAGGTCGAATTCGTGATGGACGACCAGGGGGTTCACGTCCGCCCCAAAAGGGACGGGGACAATCCGTTCCTGGCCTGGGTAGGTGCGGCCCCACTCCCCGCTGGACAGACCACCGAGGACTTCATCCGTGAGACACGCCATGAGGGAATGAGCGACGAGGAACTCCGCATCCTGCGAAGTGGCCCCGGTGCGCGCGTTATTGCTCTGGAAGAGACACCGGACAAAGAGGCGGCGGGCGCTGAGATCGGGAGCGGTTCTTGAAGACCGCCCTGGACACCAACATCATCAGCGAACTGCTGGACGCCACACCCAAGGCTCAAGCTGTCGCCCGGCGCCTCGCCAGTCTTCACGCGCAAGGCCCGCTTGTGATCTGCGGTGTGGTCTACGCCGAACTCCACGCCCGGCCCAACACGCCCCGCACTCTCATCGACTCGTTTCTCCAGGCCACCGGCGTCACGCTCGACCCTGAGATGAATCCTGCCATCTGGGCTGAGGCGGGCCGGGCGAACGCTGACCACCATGCGCGCAAACGTGCAGGCGGCGAACGCGGCATCCGCCCCGTCCTGCCCGACTTTCTGATCGGTGCCCATGCCCTGCACCGGGCGGACCGCCTGTTCACCCTCAACCCCAACGACTTTGGCGACTTCCCCGCATTGACCGTTGTTACCCTCTGACCCTCGCCATTTCCCCTACCCCCTGCCTCCACCTTTCGGCGGATGCTCCCGCGCCTGCCAGAGGCGCACATTGGGCTTACGCTTCGGGTGGGGCCTCCGCACGGGACGCATCGACAACCCACCCGAAGAAGAAGCCCCCACCCGAGTGAAGGTGGGGGCGTTCCTTCTACTCCGTTAACGCCTCCGCGCCAACGCCCAGGCCCCCGGCAGCAGCAGCGCCGCCAGCCCGATCTTCAGGCTGTCCCCGGCCAGGAAGGGCGTCAGGCCCGCGTTCAGGAGCGCCTGCCCCTTCAGGCCGGTGACGGCGCTCAGCCAAGTGAGGCCGAAGGTGTAGATGACCACGCTGGCGACCAGCATGGCGAGGGCGGCGCCCAGGGGCCTCCGGTCCAGCGCATACCGCTGCACCAGCCAGCCGACGAGGGCGGCGGCGAAGACATAGCTGAGGAGGTAACCGCCCGTCGGCCCCGCGAACTTGACGAGGCCCGCGCTGCCGCCCGCGAAGACCGGGAGGCCCGCCGCGCCCGCGAGGAGGTAGGTGGTCAGGCTGGCCGCACCACGCTTCCAGCCCAGGGCCGCGCCGACCAGCAGCACGGCGAGCGTCTGGAGGGTGACGGGCACCGGCTTGAGCGGCAGTTCGACCTGCGCAACCAGGGCGACCAGGGCCGCGCCGCCGAGGATCAGCAGCAGGTCACGGGCGAGGCTGGGCGTGGGCGCGAGCGTGCGGGCGAGGGTGGGGTGGGTGGCTTGCGTCATGGGGTGTCCTCCTGTGGACGGGGTGAAGGGGCGAGGGTGCCGACGAGCTGAACGTCGCCCGCGTGGGCGGTGACGGTGGTGCCTCCGGGCGTGCGGATGAGGAGACTGCCCTGCGCGTCGAGGTCGAGGGCCGTTCCGGTCAGAATGCCGCGCGGGGTGACCACACGGACTTCGCGGCCCAGCGTGATGTTGGCGGCCCGCCATTCCTCCAGCACGGCTTCGGGCGGCGCGGCGAGCCAGCGTTCCAGTTCGGCCAGAATCTGGGCGAGGAGGCCCGCACGGGTGAGGCCGGGCCGGAATTCGGAGAGATGGGCGGCCCCCTCCGGCGCGGCGCTGACGTTCACACCGATGCCGAGGACCGCCCGCCGCGCCTCCTCGCCGCGCAGGTCCGCTTCGAGGAGGATGCCCGCGAGCTTGCGCCCGTCGGGGGCGAGCAGGTCGTTGGGCCATTTCAGCCCGCCGACCTCACAGGCGGCTTGCAGGGCC
The window above is part of the Deinococcus metallilatus genome. Proteins encoded here:
- the recA gene encoding recombinase RecA; the encoded protein is MSKDNPKDFGTPGDSKERLKAIETAMTQIEKAFGKGSIMRLGAESKLDVQSVSTGSLSLDLALGVGGIPRGRVTEIYGPESGGKTTLALSIIAQAQKAGGTCAFIDAEHALDPVYARSLGVNTDELLVSQPDNGEQALEIMELLVRSGAIDVVVVDSVAALTPRAEIEGEMGDSLPGLQARLMSQALRKLTAILSKTGTAAIFINQVREKIGVMYGNPETTTGGRALKFYASVRLDVRKIGQPVKLGNDAVGNTVKVKTVKNKVAPPFKEVELTLMYGKGFDQLSDLVTLASDMDIIKKAGSFYSYGDERIGQGKEKAIAYIAERPEMEQEIRDRVLASIKEGRDPIAAAPETPALAE
- a CDS encoding biotin--[acetyl-CoA-carboxylase] ligase; translated protein: MPSFSKSIRTLNVPARLLPLLTEQPQTGDALGTRLGVGRVTVNTWARRLAEDGVPVVVTRGGYALAPGTPAPQLVPVAGTFGQAMRYSGTVGSTQDEARAWADDATDPAPHGAVVVAERQTAGRGRRGRAWDTTHGTLVFSVLLAGPLALPDLVRMPLAAGVALQAACEVGGLKWPNDLLAPDGRKLAGILLEADLRGEEARRAVLGIGVNVSAAPEGAAHLSEFRPGLTRAGLLAQILAELERWLAAPPEAVLEEWRAANITLGREVRVVTPRGILTGTALDLDAQGSLLIRTPGGTTVTAHAGDVQLVGTLAPSPRPQEDTP
- a CDS encoding biotin transporter BioY — encoded protein: MTQATHPTLARTLAPTPSLARDLLLILGGAALVALVAQVELPLKPVPVTLQTLAVLLVGAALGWKRGAASLTTYLLAGAAGLPVFAGGSAGLVKFAGPTGGYLLSYVFAAALVGWLVQRYALDRRPLGAALAMLVASVVIYTFGLTWLSAVTGLKGQALLNAGLTPFLAGDSLKIGLAALLLPGAWALARRR
- the thpR gene encoding RNA 2',3'-cyclic phosphodiesterase; translated protein: MKPVPRAEAPEAQPSPTAQDRTLRLFYALKVPGDAAAPLAEAQRQLRGNWRPVRADQFHITLAYLPAVPPEKVDDLKRLGAALTKDLPPMQIQLRGTGYFPNEGSPRVWFVKVEAEGLTDLATGLRDGVHALGLKTDDLPFKAHVTLARKKGPAPRIPPLTFDLGWQAGHAALIRSILRKTGPIYDTVSTFRFRGAASGQLPATSENTPPLTIHPPEETP
- a CDS encoding AbrB/MazE/SpoVT family DNA-binding domain-containing protein is translated as MRTKAATISSKGQVVLPREVRERLGVGQGDEVEFVMDDQGVHVRPKRDGDNPFLAWVGAAPLPAGQTTEDFIRETRHEGMSDEELRILRSGPGARVIALEETPDKEAAGAEIGSGS
- a CDS encoding type II toxin-antitoxin system VapC family toxin, whose product is MKTALDTNIISELLDATPKAQAVARRLASLHAQGPLVICGVVYAELHARPNTPRTLIDSFLQATGVTLDPEMNPAIWAEAGRANADHHARKRAGGERGIRPVLPDFLIGAHALHRADRLFTLNPNDFGDFPALTVVTL